Proteins encoded by one window of Ulvibacter sp. MAR_2010_11:
- a CDS encoding M42 family metallopeptidase, which produces MATSILTKKSLTFLEKYLNNAAPTGYEWDGQKLWMEYLKPYVDEFITDTYGTAVGVINPKATYKVVIEGHADEISWYVNYISDNGLLYVIRNGGSDHQIAPSKIVNIHTKKGIIKGVFGWPAIHTRNKAKEEAPKPENICIDVGAKDKEEVLSMGIHVGCVITYPDEFHILNKDKFVCRALDNRMGGFMIAEVARLLKENKKKLPFGLYITNSVQEEIGLRGAEMIAQRIKPNIAIVTDVTHDTTTPMIDKKKQGLAEIGEGPVIAYAPAVQQKLRDLIVTTAEKKKIPFQRAALSRATGTDTDAFAYSNGGVASALISLPLRYMHTTVEMVHQRDVENVIKLIYESLLAIKKDQSFSYFE; this is translated from the coding sequence ATGGCCACATCAATTCTGACAAAAAAATCGCTTACTTTTTTAGAAAAATACTTAAACAATGCAGCCCCGACCGGTTACGAATGGGACGGACAAAAGTTGTGGATGGAATACCTGAAGCCTTATGTGGACGAATTTATAACCGATACCTACGGAACAGCTGTAGGGGTTATCAATCCGAAGGCTACCTATAAGGTTGTTATTGAAGGTCATGCCGATGAAATTTCATGGTATGTCAACTATATTAGTGACAACGGTTTGCTTTACGTAATTAGAAACGGCGGGAGTGATCACCAGATTGCACCTTCCAAGATTGTAAATATTCACACAAAAAAAGGGATCATAAAAGGTGTCTTTGGATGGCCTGCAATTCACACTCGCAACAAGGCCAAAGAAGAAGCTCCCAAGCCTGAAAATATTTGTATTGATGTTGGCGCCAAGGACAAGGAAGAAGTCCTGAGCATGGGAATTCATGTGGGCTGTGTGATTACTTACCCGGACGAATTTCATATCCTTAACAAAGATAAATTTGTTTGCAGAGCCCTGGATAACAGAATGGGTGGTTTTATGATTGCAGAAGTAGCTCGTCTTCTGAAAGAAAACAAAAAGAAACTTCCTTTTGGATTGTATATCACCAATTCGGTGCAGGAAGAGATTGGTTTGCGTGGTGCCGAAATGATTGCACAGCGCATAAAACCCAATATTGCCATAGTGACCGATGTTACACACGATACCACTACCCCAATGATCGACAAAAAGAAGCAAGGTCTTGCCGAAATTGGTGAAGGGCCTGTTATTGCTTACGCTCCTGCAGTGCAACAAAAACTGCGGGATCTGATAGTAACTACTGCCGAAAAGAAAAAAATTCCGTTTCAGCGGGCTGCCTTATCCAGAGCAACCGGAACCGACACCGATGCTTTTGCATATAGTAATGGCGGAGTCGCAAGTGCTTTGATCTCTCTTCCATTGCGTTATATGCACACAACCGTCGAAATGGTGCATCAACGGGATGTTGAAAATGTAATCAAACTTATATATGAATCCTTGCTCGCAATAAAAAAGGATCAGTCCTTTAGTTACTTTGAATAA